One Carbonactinospora thermoautotrophica DNA segment encodes these proteins:
- the corA gene encoding magnesium/cobalt transporter CorA, with amino-acid sequence MGENGRVIVDCALYRAGARIERPQDLSEALDAARARGDTFLWLGLYQPTPEELDLVARELKLHPLAVEDAIKAHQRPKLEQYEDSLFCVVKTLLYRKENTQLETGEVALFLGDGFAVTVRHGEANPLHDVRLRMEQQERDVLRHGPASVLYAVCDAIVDTYGEIVAEIEQDLEELEAAVFAPHRKNQAERIYLLKREVLEFRRAAVPLLSPMRQLAEGHVPGVAKGTRPFFRDVNDHLQRVVEAVESFDRLLGDILSANLAQVSVRQNDDLRKISAWVAIIAVPTMVAGIYGMNFEHMPELKLQYGYPLVLLLMLTVCAALYRWFKRSGWL; translated from the coding sequence ATGGGCGAGAATGGGCGCGTGATCGTGGATTGCGCGCTGTACCGCGCCGGAGCACGCATCGAGCGGCCGCAGGACCTGAGCGAGGCGCTCGACGCGGCACGGGCACGGGGCGACACCTTCTTGTGGCTCGGCCTGTACCAGCCCACGCCGGAGGAGCTGGACCTGGTGGCGCGCGAGCTGAAGCTGCACCCGCTCGCGGTCGAGGACGCCATCAAGGCCCACCAGCGGCCCAAGCTGGAGCAGTACGAGGACTCGTTGTTCTGCGTCGTGAAGACCCTGCTGTACCGGAAGGAGAACACCCAGCTGGAGACCGGCGAAGTGGCGCTGTTCCTCGGCGACGGCTTCGCGGTCACCGTCCGGCACGGGGAGGCGAACCCGCTGCACGACGTGCGGCTGCGCATGGAGCAGCAGGAACGCGACGTGCTGCGCCACGGCCCGGCGTCGGTGCTGTACGCGGTGTGCGACGCGATCGTCGACACCTACGGCGAGATCGTCGCGGAGATCGAGCAGGACCTGGAGGAGTTGGAGGCGGCCGTCTTCGCGCCGCATCGCAAGAACCAGGCCGAGCGGATCTACCTGCTCAAACGCGAGGTGCTGGAGTTCCGGCGGGCGGCGGTGCCGCTGCTCAGCCCAATGCGGCAACTGGCCGAGGGCCACGTGCCCGGCGTGGCCAAGGGCACCCGGCCGTTCTTCCGGGATGTCAACGACCACCTGCAGCGGGTCGTCGAGGCCGTGGAATCGTTCGACCGACTGCTCGGCGACATCCTGAGCGCGAACCTGGCCCAGGTCAGCGTGCGGCAGAACGACGACCTGCGCAAGATCTCGGCGTGGGTGGCGATCATCGCGGTGCCCACGATGGTGGCCGGGATCTACGGGATGAACTTCGAGCACATGCCCGAGCTCAAGCTGCAGTACGGCTACCCGCTCGTGCTGCTGCTCATGCTCACGGTGTGCGCGGCGCTGTACCGGTGGTTCAAGCGCAGCGGGTGGCTGTAA
- a CDS encoding aldo/keto reductase: MEQRYLGRTGIRVSRLALGTMTWGRDTDEHEAADQLRTYVDAGGNLVDTADVYADGDAEQILGSLLGDLVPRDELVIATKAVCVAGEGRRFDASRRHLLAALDASLKRLGTDYIDLWQLHAYDVYTPLEETLAALDDAVRSGRARYVGVSNYCGWQLAKAATWQAAVPGRAPIVSTQVEYSLLQRGIEREVVPAALDLGIGILPWSPLGRGVLTGKYRTGIPADSRGASPHFEAFVEPYLDERSRRIVDAVITAADGLAVSPLEVALAWVRDRPGVVAPIVGARTAAQLRGSLRAEELVLPAEIREALDDVSLPAMGYPECWAQD, encoded by the coding sequence ATGGAGCAGCGATATCTCGGGCGAACCGGCATCCGGGTTTCCCGCCTGGCGCTGGGCACCATGACGTGGGGGCGGGACACCGACGAGCACGAGGCGGCGGACCAGCTGCGAACCTACGTGGACGCCGGCGGCAACCTGGTCGACACCGCCGACGTGTACGCCGACGGCGACGCCGAGCAGATCCTCGGCTCCCTGCTCGGCGACCTGGTGCCCCGCGACGAGCTGGTCATCGCCACCAAGGCGGTCTGCGTGGCCGGCGAGGGCCGGCGGTTCGACGCCTCCCGCCGGCACCTGCTGGCCGCTTTGGACGCGTCGCTCAAGCGGCTCGGCACCGACTACATCGACCTGTGGCAGCTGCACGCGTACGACGTGTACACGCCGCTCGAGGAGACCCTGGCCGCCCTGGACGACGCGGTGCGGTCCGGCCGCGCGCGGTACGTGGGGGTCTCCAACTACTGCGGCTGGCAGCTCGCCAAGGCGGCCACCTGGCAAGCCGCCGTGCCCGGCCGCGCCCCGATCGTGTCGACACAGGTCGAGTACTCGCTGCTCCAGCGCGGGATCGAGCGGGAGGTGGTGCCGGCCGCGCTGGATCTCGGCATCGGCATCCTCCCCTGGTCCCCGCTGGGCCGGGGCGTGCTGACCGGCAAGTACCGCACCGGGATCCCGGCCGACTCCCGGGGCGCGTCCCCACACTTCGAGGCGTTCGTGGAGCCGTACCTGGACGAGCGGTCCCGGCGGATCGTCGACGCGGTCATCACAGCCGCCGACGGCCTGGCCGTCTCGCCCCTGGAGGTGGCGCTGGCCTGGGTGCGGGACCGGCCCGGCGTAGTCGCGCCGATCGTGGGGGCGCGCACCGCAGCACAGCTGCGCGGGTCGCTGCGGGCCGAGGAGCTGGTGCTGCCGGCGGAGATCCGCGAGGCGCTCGACGACGTCTCCCTGCCTGCCATGGGGTATCCGGAGTGCTGGGCCCAGGATTGA
- a CDS encoding AAA family ATPase, giving the protein MVAQDVIEATARVLDGAPPALADLAVAHLGEAAPGLLREDPWALLAVPGIRPEQADAFARAQLGPAARPGDPRRGRGLVAWLLERAALDGHTVVPARKVRAALAGCGVPDPAAAVATALEDGRVLEFTLPEAALPEQVGDAPGDAAGAEQADERLLALDRYAMAEDTVAESVARLLATAEPWPGGLPGRIGSGAPARLTDAMAGHGVVLARYAGRYGELVRAVGALAQAAAVPAALITPTAAQEPLDGLSDACVPWSLRRWFAERAGGLRDAASEPRVIVLVEAHALDVATAGALLESTPDGCRVVLAGDPDQLPACGPGRAFGDLVESGACPVVDLDGPGDGCATPLARLAAGVRAGELPRVEDPQRRLVVVPARHAGEAVHRVVQLVTDSIPRALGIPSDQVQVLTPRHRGLAGTRGLNAALRDALRSGDPAGPAPGPSVGDRVVVTRTLPGAGLVAGETGVVTLRDEAGLVVQFADGSVEVRGALVRQALRPGWAISVPRATGSCWPAAVAVLPGEAAGSLSRALVLTAFTRGVRHLSVVHAAGRALAHAVAREEGRRRLTRLRHLLRAEYGL; this is encoded by the coding sequence ATGGTGGCTCAGGACGTGATCGAGGCCACCGCCCGGGTGCTGGACGGTGCGCCGCCGGCGCTCGCCGATCTCGCCGTGGCCCACCTCGGTGAGGCCGCGCCGGGGTTGTTGCGCGAGGATCCCTGGGCGCTGCTGGCCGTGCCCGGGATCCGCCCCGAGCAGGCGGACGCCTTCGCCCGCGCCCAGCTCGGCCCGGCGGCCCGGCCCGGCGATCCCCGCCGAGGCCGCGGCCTGGTCGCCTGGCTGCTGGAACGCGCGGCCCTGGACGGGCACACCGTCGTGCCGGCGCGGAAGGTACGGGCCGCCCTCGCCGGGTGCGGGGTCCCGGATCCGGCAGCCGCCGTGGCGACCGCCCTGGAGGACGGGCGCGTGCTGGAGTTCACCCTGCCGGAGGCGGCGCTGCCCGAGCAGGTCGGGGACGCCCCAGGGGACGCGGCCGGTGCGGAGCAGGCGGACGAGCGGCTGCTCGCCCTCGACCGGTACGCGATGGCCGAGGACACCGTGGCCGAGTCGGTGGCGCGGCTGCTCGCCACGGCCGAGCCGTGGCCGGGCGGCCTACCCGGCCGGATCGGGTCGGGAGCACCCGCCCGGCTCACGGACGCGATGGCCGGCCACGGCGTGGTGCTCGCCCGGTACGCGGGGCGCTACGGGGAGCTGGTCCGCGCCGTGGGCGCGCTCGCGCAGGCGGCCGCGGTGCCGGCGGCGCTGATCACGCCCACGGCGGCCCAAGAGCCCCTGGACGGGCTGTCCGACGCCTGCGTCCCGTGGAGCCTGCGCCGGTGGTTCGCCGAGCGCGCGGGCGGCCTGCGCGACGCCGCTTCAGAGCCGCGGGTCATCGTCCTGGTCGAGGCGCACGCGCTGGACGTGGCGACGGCGGGCGCGCTGCTCGAGTCCACGCCCGACGGTTGCCGGGTGGTGCTGGCCGGCGACCCGGACCAACTGCCTGCGTGCGGGCCGGGCCGGGCGTTCGGCGACCTGGTGGAGTCCGGTGCCTGCCCGGTCGTCGACCTGGACGGTCCCGGCGACGGCTGCGCGACACCCCTGGCGCGGCTGGCCGCAGGGGTGCGGGCCGGGGAGCTGCCGCGGGTCGAGGACCCGCAGCGGCGGCTCGTCGTGGTGCCGGCCCGACACGCCGGCGAGGCGGTCCACCGGGTCGTACAACTCGTGACCGACTCGATCCCCCGGGCTCTCGGCATCCCGAGCGATCAGGTGCAGGTGCTCACCCCGCGCCACCGCGGCCTGGCCGGGACCCGTGGGCTCAACGCGGCCCTGCGCGACGCGCTGCGCTCGGGCGACCCCGCGGGCCCGGCACCCGGGCCGAGCGTGGGCGACCGGGTGGTGGTGACGCGCACGCTTCCTGGCGCCGGCCTGGTGGCGGGCGAGACCGGCGTGGTGACGCTGCGGGACGAGGCCGGGCTCGTGGTCCAGTTCGCCGACGGTTCGGTGGAGGTGCGGGGCGCGCTGGTCCGGCAGGCGCTCCGACCCGGCTGGGCGATCAGCGTGCCCCGCGCGACCGGCTCCTGTTGGCCGGCGGCGGTGGCCGTGCTCCCCGGCGAGGCGGCCGGCAGCCTCTCCCGGGCCCTGGTGCTCACCGCGTTCACGCGCGGCGTGCGGCACCTGTCGGTCGTCCACGCGGCCGGCCGTGCGCTCGCCCACGCCGTGGCGCGCGAGGAGGGCCGCCGCCGTCTCACCCGCCTGCGCCACCTACTCCGCGCGGAGTACGGGCTGTGA
- a CDS encoding DUF5703 family protein, with the protein MVEYEYQQLYLPRGMSRNAVRQLLTAHAEYGHWELVRLRLYADGSRRVWLRRKIIRVKRTLQANRV; encoded by the coding sequence ATGGTGGAGTACGAATACCAGCAGTTGTATCTTCCTCGGGGTATGTCGCGCAACGCCGTGCGGCAGCTTCTCACCGCTCACGCCGAATACGGCCACTGGGAACTCGTGCGCCTGCGGCTGTACGCCGACGGCAGCCGGCGCGTCTGGCTGCGCCGCAAGATCATCCGGGTGAAGCGCACGCTGCAGGCGAACCGGGTATGA
- a CDS encoding LLM class F420-dependent oxidoreductase has translation MRLGVNLGYWGAGNDADNLALAREADRLGYAVCWAAEAYGSDAATVLAWVAAQTERIDVGSAVFQIPGRTPALTAMTAATLDTLSGGRFRLGLGVSGPQVSEGWHGVRFDKPLGRTREYVEIVRKALRRETLRYEGEHFTLPLPGGPGKALKLTVHPVRERIPVYLAAVGPKNLELAGEIADGWLAIFFSPEHAKDSVEHVRIGREKAGKELAGFDIVPTVPVVVGDDLEACAAPVRAYSALYIGGMGSREKNFYNQLACRMGYAEAAKRVQDLYLAKQHRDAAAAVPFEFVDKTALIGPKERITERLHAYAEAGVTTLSVATYAPTLQERLHTLRVVAEALEASGLGD, from the coding sequence ATGCGGCTCGGGGTGAACCTCGGCTACTGGGGTGCCGGGAACGACGCCGACAACCTCGCGCTGGCGCGGGAGGCCGACCGGCTCGGCTACGCCGTGTGCTGGGCGGCTGAGGCGTACGGCTCCGACGCCGCGACCGTGCTCGCCTGGGTAGCCGCGCAGACCGAGCGGATCGACGTGGGTTCGGCGGTCTTCCAGATCCCCGGCCGGACCCCAGCGCTCACCGCGATGACCGCCGCCACGCTGGACACGCTGTCCGGCGGCCGGTTCCGGCTCGGCCTGGGTGTGTCCGGGCCGCAGGTCTCAGAGGGCTGGCACGGCGTACGCTTCGACAAGCCCCTCGGCCGCACCCGTGAGTACGTCGAGATCGTCCGCAAGGCGTTGCGCCGCGAGACCCTGCGGTACGAAGGCGAGCACTTCACGCTGCCGCTGCCCGGCGGGCCCGGCAAGGCGCTCAAGCTGACCGTGCACCCGGTCCGTGAGCGCATCCCGGTGTACCTGGCCGCGGTCGGCCCCAAGAACCTGGAGCTGGCCGGCGAGATCGCCGACGGCTGGCTGGCGATCTTCTTCTCCCCCGAGCACGCCAAGGACTCGGTCGAGCACGTGCGGATCGGCCGGGAGAAGGCCGGGAAGGAACTGGCCGGGTTCGACATCGTGCCCACGGTGCCGGTGGTGGTCGGCGACGACCTGGAGGCCTGTGCCGCCCCGGTGCGCGCGTACTCGGCGCTGTACATCGGCGGCATGGGCAGCCGGGAGAAGAACTTCTACAACCAGCTGGCCTGCCGCATGGGGTACGCGGAGGCCGCCAAGCGCGTCCAGGACCTTTACCTCGCCAAGCAGCACCGGGACGCGGCGGCGGCGGTGCCGTTCGAGTTCGTCGACAAGACAGCGCTGATCGGTCCCAAGGAGCGCATCACCGAGCGCCTGCACGCGTACGCGGAGGCCGGCGTGACCACGCTGTCCGTGGCGACGTACGCGCCGACGCTGCAGGAGCGCCTGCACACCCTGCGGGTGGTGGCCGAGGCGCTGGAAGCCTCCGGTCTGGGTGACTGA
- a CDS encoding murein hydrolase activator EnvC family protein produces MTARRTTALAVAVTGLCLAVPAATAAGPAVSEPASPEPAGTRATTAEPTKTPSPEPPTPQFLAPQSPAAASMAPTTQPVPVPSTVTAPPMPPSAGASPALCPSTASVTPSSSPTAAQPPATREPAPSSPSVTPPGDTRPNGVTEEDAPEVRDAVAALQAAERALAAARERAGAAEREHRAALHADAMAAAELATVRLTEQRLQQQITAIDQELAKHRLTLGSMAAHAYRMGGVGDWSVLLLGAESPQDFLNRLAYVDAIVQGGNASIRELTRIEADLKAKQRQVTGLRERREELRAQTAANLKRKAAAQQAARAAQAEIARLVQQRQAALAALGAARQVDLSRYQVRQVESGRIGQLILPLQQRNQDSGIRPAATGSLLRPVVGPVTSPYGIRLHPLLGYRKLHTGVDFGPGDHAIRAADNGVVIMKAYNTAYGNLTVIDHGSLDGRLVATLYAHQSTFQVEVGQRVRKGQLIGLIGSTGYSTGPHLHFEVRVNGVPVDPARWVPGLR; encoded by the coding sequence ATGACCGCTCGCCGTACCACCGCGCTCGCCGTCGCAGTCACCGGGCTGTGCCTGGCCGTGCCCGCGGCCACCGCAGCCGGTCCGGCGGTTTCCGAGCCGGCCAGCCCGGAACCGGCGGGCACGCGGGCCACCACCGCGGAGCCGACGAAGACTCCCTCCCCCGAACCCCCTACCCCCCAGTTCCTGGCCCCCCAGTCCCCGGCCGCCGCGTCGATGGCTCCGACGACGCAACCCGTGCCCGTGCCATCCACGGTGACGGCACCGCCCATGCCGCCGTCGGCTGGTGCCAGCCCGGCGCTGTGCCCGAGCACCGCGAGCGTCACGCCGTCCAGCAGCCCCACGGCCGCCCAACCCCCCGCCACCCGAGAGCCGGCCCCCTCCTCCCCCAGCGTCACCCCGCCGGGCGACACGCGACCGAACGGGGTGACCGAGGAGGACGCGCCGGAGGTCCGGGACGCGGTGGCGGCGCTGCAGGCAGCCGAGCGTGCCCTGGCGGCGGCGCGGGAACGGGCCGGCGCGGCGGAGCGGGAGCACCGGGCGGCCCTGCACGCCGACGCGATGGCGGCGGCCGAGCTGGCCACGGTGAGGCTGACCGAGCAGCGCCTCCAGCAGCAGATCACAGCGATCGACCAGGAGTTGGCCAAGCACCGGCTGACGCTCGGGTCCATGGCCGCCCACGCCTACCGGATGGGCGGGGTCGGCGACTGGTCGGTGCTGCTGCTGGGCGCGGAGTCGCCGCAGGACTTCCTCAACCGCCTCGCGTACGTGGACGCCATAGTCCAGGGAGGCAACGCCTCGATCCGGGAACTCACCCGGATCGAGGCCGATCTCAAGGCGAAGCAGCGGCAGGTGACCGGCCTGCGGGAACGCCGGGAGGAACTGCGCGCGCAGACCGCCGCGAACCTGAAGCGCAAGGCGGCGGCGCAGCAGGCGGCCCGGGCCGCGCAGGCCGAGATCGCCCGGCTCGTGCAGCAGCGCCAAGCCGCGCTCGCCGCCCTGGGGGCGGCCCGGCAGGTGGACCTGAGCCGGTACCAGGTCCGCCAGGTCGAGTCGGGCCGCATTGGGCAGCTGATCCTGCCCCTGCAGCAGCGGAACCAGGACTCCGGCATCCGGCCGGCGGCCACCGGGAGTCTCCTCCGCCCGGTCGTCGGGCCGGTCACCTCGCCCTACGGCATACGGCTGCACCCGCTCCTGGGGTACCGCAAGCTGCACACCGGGGTGGACTTCGGACCCGGCGACCACGCGATCCGGGCTGCGGACAACGGTGTGGTGATCATGAAGGCGTACAACACCGCGTACGGCAACCTGACCGTCATCGACCACGGCTCCCTGGACGGCCGTTTGGTCGCCACCCTGTACGCGCACCAGAGCACGTTCCAGGTGGAGGTCGGCCAGCGGGTCCGCAAGGGCCAGCTGATCGGCTTGATCGGCTCCACCGGCTACTCGACCGGCCCGCACCTGCACTTCGAGGTCCGCGTGAACGGCGTCCCGGTCGATCCGGCACGCTGGGTGCCCGGCCTGCGCTGA